A stretch of Oreochromis aureus strain Israel breed Guangdong linkage group 11, ZZ_aureus, whole genome shotgun sequence DNA encodes these proteins:
- the mpp6a gene encoding MAGUK p55 subfamily member 6a isoform X2: protein MQQVLENLRDLPSGTGAKDIDLIFLRGIMESPIVRSLAKAHERLEEVALQAVRDDNVQLVTEILDALNNLTDKDAAAAELVKILQEPHFKCLIEAHDKVAAKCYETSQTAVNSNSMMTSSLMPADAVRMIGIQKKAGEPLGVTFRAVRGEMVIARILHGSSIDRQGMLHTGDIIREVNGREVGSDPHELQELLRDCSGSITLKVLPSYKDTPPPPQVYVKSHFNYNPATDNLIPCKEAGLAFSRGDVLHVVNKEDPNWWQARKVVGGATGLIPSQVLEEKRKAFVRRDWDTSGTGMLCGTLTAKKKKKKMMYLTTKNAEFDRYELQTYEEVARMPPFQRKTLVLIGAQGVGRRSLKNRLIVVNPLRYGTTVPFTSRRPREEEKDGQNYCFVTREEMEKDIKGSRYLEHGEYDGNLYGTKIDSIHEVVAAGRTCILDVNPQALKVLKTAEFMPFVVFIAAPELDTLRAMHKAVVDAGLTTKLLTENDLKKTVDESARIRRAYSHYFDLTIVNDNLDKAFDKLQEAVEQLIIEPQWVPVSWVY from the exons ATGCAACAGGTGCTGGAGAATCTGAGAGACCTGCCATCAGGCACAGGAGCTAAGGATATTGACCTCATCTTTCTCAGAGGGATAATGGAGAGCCCCATCGTCCGTTCCCTTGCTAAG GCACATGAGCGTCTGGAGGAAGTTGCGTTACAAGCCGTGCGGGATGATAATGTTCAGCTTGTCACTGAGATCTTGGATGCCCTTAACAATCTGACAGATAAGGATGCTGCCGCTGCTGAGCTTGTCAAAATCCTGCAGGAGCCACACTTTAAG TGTTTGATAGAAGCTCATGACAAAGTGGCTGCAAAGTGCTATGAAACATCGCAGACTGCAGTTAACAGTAATTCCATGATGACAAGTTCACTGATGCCAGCTGATGCTGTCAGGATGATTGGCATCCAGAAGAAAGCTGGGGAACCACTG GGGGTGACATTCCGCGCGGTTCGAGGAGAGATGGTGATAGCCCGGATCCTGCACGGAAGCTCAATTGACAGGCAAGGCATGCTGCACACAGGGGACATAATCCGAGAGGTCAATGGTCGAGAGGTCGGCAGCGACCCCCATGAGCTCCAGGAGCTGCTGAGGGACTGCAGTGGGAGTATTACACTCAAGGTCCTGCCAAGCTACAAAGACACACCACCACCTCCGCAG GTTTATGTGAAGTCACACTTCAACTACAACCCAGCCACAGATAACCTGATCCCTTGTAAAGAGGCGGGTCTGGCCTTCTCCAGAGGGGATGTGCTTCATGTAGTCAACAAGGAAGACCCAAACTGGTGGCAG GCACGGAAAGTTGTTGGTGGAGCCACTGGCCTCATCCCCAGTCAGGTGTtggaggagaagagaaaagcCTTTGTGAGGAGAGACTGGGACACTTCAGGTACAG GGATGCTCTGTGGGACTCtgactgcaaagaaaaaaaagaaaaaaatgatgtaCCTCACTACCAAGAATGCAG AGTTTGATCGTTACGAATTGCAGACCTATGAAGAGGTAGCCAGGATGCCCCCATTCCAGAGGAAAACGCTGGTTCTGATTGGAGCTCAGGGAGTTGGGAGGCGGAGCCTAAAGAACAGGCTTATTGTCGTGAATCCCCTGAGATATGGAACCACTGTCCCAT TTACGTCACGCCGTCCCAGAGAAGAGGAGAAAGATGGGCAAAACTACTGTTTTGTTACACGGGAAGAGATGGAGAAGGACATCAAAGGGAGCCGCTATCTGGAGCACGGCGAGTACGATGGCAACCTTTATGGAACCAAGATCGACTCTATCCATGAAGTGGTGGCTGCCGGCCGTACCTGTATCCTAGATGTTAACCCTCAG GCCCTGAAAGTGTTGAAGACTGCTGAGTTTATGCCGTTTGTGGTATTTATTGCTGCTCCTGAGCTGGACACACTAAGAGCTATGCACAAAGCTGTGGTAGATGCTGGACTTACTACCAAACTACTCACG GAGAATGATTTAAAGAAGACTGTAGACGAGAGCGCCAGGATCCGCCGGGCATACAGCCACTACTTTGACCTGACTATTGTTAATGACAATCTGGACAAAGCCTTTGACAAGCTCCAGGAAGCAGTGGAGCAATTAATCATAGAGCCACAGTGGGTTCCAGTCAGCTGGGTCTACTGA
- the mpp6a gene encoding MAGUK p55 subfamily member 6a isoform X1, with product MTVANAKSGSAMQQVLENLRDLPSGTGAKDIDLIFLRGIMESPIVRSLAKAHERLEEVALQAVRDDNVQLVTEILDALNNLTDKDAAAAELVKILQEPHFKCLIEAHDKVAAKCYETSQTAVNSNSMMTSSLMPADAVRMIGIQKKAGEPLGVTFRAVRGEMVIARILHGSSIDRQGMLHTGDIIREVNGREVGSDPHELQELLRDCSGSITLKVLPSYKDTPPPPQVYVKSHFNYNPATDNLIPCKEAGLAFSRGDVLHVVNKEDPNWWQARKVVGGATGLIPSQVLEEKRKAFVRRDWDTSGTGMLCGTLTAKKKKKKMMYLTTKNAEFDRYELQTYEEVARMPPFQRKTLVLIGAQGVGRRSLKNRLIVVNPLRYGTTVPFTSRRPREEEKDGQNYCFVTREEMEKDIKGSRYLEHGEYDGNLYGTKIDSIHEVVAAGRTCILDVNPQALKVLKTAEFMPFVVFIAAPELDTLRAMHKAVVDAGLTTKLLTENDLKKTVDESARIRRAYSHYFDLTIVNDNLDKAFDKLQEAVEQLIIEPQWVPVSWVY from the exons ATGACTGTGGCCAATGCAAAGTCTGGCTCAG CCATGCAACAGGTGCTGGAGAATCTGAGAGACCTGCCATCAGGCACAGGAGCTAAGGATATTGACCTCATCTTTCTCAGAGGGATAATGGAGAGCCCCATCGTCCGTTCCCTTGCTAAG GCACATGAGCGTCTGGAGGAAGTTGCGTTACAAGCCGTGCGGGATGATAATGTTCAGCTTGTCACTGAGATCTTGGATGCCCTTAACAATCTGACAGATAAGGATGCTGCCGCTGCTGAGCTTGTCAAAATCCTGCAGGAGCCACACTTTAAG TGTTTGATAGAAGCTCATGACAAAGTGGCTGCAAAGTGCTATGAAACATCGCAGACTGCAGTTAACAGTAATTCCATGATGACAAGTTCACTGATGCCAGCTGATGCTGTCAGGATGATTGGCATCCAGAAGAAAGCTGGGGAACCACTG GGGGTGACATTCCGCGCGGTTCGAGGAGAGATGGTGATAGCCCGGATCCTGCACGGAAGCTCAATTGACAGGCAAGGCATGCTGCACACAGGGGACATAATCCGAGAGGTCAATGGTCGAGAGGTCGGCAGCGACCCCCATGAGCTCCAGGAGCTGCTGAGGGACTGCAGTGGGAGTATTACACTCAAGGTCCTGCCAAGCTACAAAGACACACCACCACCTCCGCAG GTTTATGTGAAGTCACACTTCAACTACAACCCAGCCACAGATAACCTGATCCCTTGTAAAGAGGCGGGTCTGGCCTTCTCCAGAGGGGATGTGCTTCATGTAGTCAACAAGGAAGACCCAAACTGGTGGCAG GCACGGAAAGTTGTTGGTGGAGCCACTGGCCTCATCCCCAGTCAGGTGTtggaggagaagagaaaagcCTTTGTGAGGAGAGACTGGGACACTTCAGGTACAG GGATGCTCTGTGGGACTCtgactgcaaagaaaaaaaagaaaaaaatgatgtaCCTCACTACCAAGAATGCAG AGTTTGATCGTTACGAATTGCAGACCTATGAAGAGGTAGCCAGGATGCCCCCATTCCAGAGGAAAACGCTGGTTCTGATTGGAGCTCAGGGAGTTGGGAGGCGGAGCCTAAAGAACAGGCTTATTGTCGTGAATCCCCTGAGATATGGAACCACTGTCCCAT TTACGTCACGCCGTCCCAGAGAAGAGGAGAAAGATGGGCAAAACTACTGTTTTGTTACACGGGAAGAGATGGAGAAGGACATCAAAGGGAGCCGCTATCTGGAGCACGGCGAGTACGATGGCAACCTTTATGGAACCAAGATCGACTCTATCCATGAAGTGGTGGCTGCCGGCCGTACCTGTATCCTAGATGTTAACCCTCAG GCCCTGAAAGTGTTGAAGACTGCTGAGTTTATGCCGTTTGTGGTATTTATTGCTGCTCCTGAGCTGGACACACTAAGAGCTATGCACAAAGCTGTGGTAGATGCTGGACTTACTACCAAACTACTCACG GAGAATGATTTAAAGAAGACTGTAGACGAGAGCGCCAGGATCCGCCGGGCATACAGCCACTACTTTGACCTGACTATTGTTAATGACAATCTGGACAAAGCCTTTGACAAGCTCCAGGAAGCAGTGGAGCAATTAATCATAGAGCCACAGTGGGTTCCAGTCAGCTGGGTCTACTGA
- the gsdmeb gene encoding gasdermin Eb yields MFALATRNFVEEVEDKGSLIPVTSLNDTIALLTVVVKRRRFWCWQKSKYLPTDFNLNDILTGDTPINPVVVETDFIKYSGTFSDKIQGTVDANFSKYSVKLQGEDSSKLQSSFGSLKKEEMDMQKLLRDLKDKVLDMSHCLIQQTKEKQRRVFGIVKDRIITTQPCSVIEEVQQGGQCGGSLTCGPKITKFLLKENASLGNDSDITMEIPTNTPIAYSLIELKIKHDGQFELCVLSDTNGGFDKVDSPAIKKDQPCFSGAPAHSSDSTCLQQELDQLSDHFQLLSALPASTRSALLQQITKLLQDQITISALQDVLEQMCMDKGSALGDFKTTACQKQNVQAILDLLEQSSQEEPSRSTSLLKALHLLISALDEMTNDCLAALGMCCSPAVLGILELLVQCASRNGESPLSTEASSVLTEAIYEKIEHLFATCNVSLRRNGDMVKAEIDKQPGNLPLVLCIVIQSLASLAQGV; encoded by the exons ATGTTTGCTCTGGCTACCAGAAACTTTGTGGAGGAGGTGGAAGATAAAGGGTCCCTGATCCCGGTGACCAGCCTGAATGACACCATTGCTCTCCTGACGGTGGTGGTGAAGCGCAGGCGTTTCTGGTGCTGGCAAAAGTCCAAATATCTTCCCACtgattttaatctcaatgaTATACTAACAGGAGACACACCCATAAATCCAG TTGTGGTTGAGACAGACTTCATCAAATACAGTGGGACATTTAGTGACAAAATTCAGGGAACTGTGGATGCAAATTTTTCCAAATACAGCGTTAAACTTCAGGGTGAAGACTCATCCAAACTCCAGTCATCTTTTGGAAGCTTGAAGAAAGAGGAGATGGATATGCAGAAGTTGCTGCGAGACTTAAAAGACAA GGTTCTGGACATGTCCCACTGTCTAATCCAGCAGACAAAGGAGAAGCAAAGACGGGTATTTGGGATTGTAAAGGATCGTATTATAACCACCCAACCCTGTTCAGTCATAGAGGAGGTGCAGCAAGGAGGACAGTGTGGAGGAAGTCTGACCTGTGGCCCCAAGATCACTAAG tttttattgAAGGAGAACGCAAGCTTGGGCAATGACAGTGACATTACCATGGAGATTCCTACCAACACTCCAATAGCCTATAGCCTTATAGAACTAAAGATCAAACACGATGGACAATTTG AGCTGTGTGTATTGTCAGACACCAATGGAGGCTTTGATAAAGTTGATAGCCCCGCTATAAAGAAAGACCAGCCGTGTTTTTCAGGAGCTCCTGCACATTCATCTGACAGTACCTGCCTTCAACAAG AACTAGATCAACTAAGCGATCATTTCCAGCTGCTTTCAGCTCTTCCGGCATCCACCAGGTCCGCTCTGCTACAGCAGATTACAAAACTTTTGCAGGACCAAATAACGATTAGTGCACTTCAGGATGTG CTAGAGCAGATGTGCATGGATAAGGGATCTGCCTTGGGTgactttaaaacaacagcatgtcAAAAACAGAATGTCCAGGCAATTCTGGATCTTTTAGAGCAGTCTAGTCAAGAGGAACCAAGCCGATCCACATCGCTTCTCAAAGCCCTTCACCTTTTAATCAGTGCATTGGATG AGATGACTAATGATTGTCTTGCTGCGTTGGGAATGTGCTGCAGCCCTGCAGTGTTGGGGATCTTGGAGCTACTG GTGCAGTGTGCATCAAGAAATGGAGAGTCGCCTCTGAGCACCGAAGCGTCATCTGTACTGACAGAGGCCATCTATGAAAAGATCGAACATCTGTTTGCCACCTGTAATGTGTCCCTGCGGAGAAATGGGGACATGGTGAAGGCAGAAATAGACAAGCAGCCAGGAAATCTTCCTCTGGTCCTGTGTATCGTGATTCAAAGTCTTGCCTCATTAGCTCAGGGTGTTTGA